The following coding sequences lie in one Cucurbita pepo subsp. pepo cultivar mu-cu-16 chromosome LG13, ASM280686v2, whole genome shotgun sequence genomic window:
- the LOC111809109 gene encoding NAC domain-containing protein 86-like, whose product MAPVSLPPGFRFHPTDEELVAYYLKRKINGREIELEVIAEVDLYKCEPWDLPGKSLLPSKDLEWYFFSPRDRKYPNGSRTNRATKAGYWKATGKDRKVNSESRAVGMKKTLVYYRGRAPHGARTNWVMHEYRLDDREIEVACSGLQDAYALCRVFKKNTIIAPKIEHNHPYCNITSSSNQFINSAQSSELYSEGRCEEPESSWSQFLSQEAFNSATLFPSYANIPYPPSKVDIALECARLQHRFTLPPLEVEDFPHPGYSDHFKTSIPTNPTMLDGGSSEASANQSWDGGIGNAYACSKEDFTFMDSKDGFEDWNSIARFDVESFWEDPYSKCIDVGNVGDENLRWVGISNKDLDKNCMEDSKLIPIHNISNFQIEDHQNHLQDQPMNPDNYVVEGSGTSANHLRSQSLEVVEEMKVNHGLLMSTRQAAETLFHQTMPSETVKVQSLRCLVAPNLSSRHERTAQKTGSRLLLSGSCLKKTWSKLTRKMGSVVEVVLNEDEEHRSKKGEALNMILKNTLIFFSIASLAVCSICLAKLY is encoded by the exons ATGGCTCCTGTTTCATTGCCTCCCGGCTTCCGATTCCACCCGACCGACGAAGAACTCGTTGCGTACTATCTCAAACGCAAGATCAATGGTCGGGAGATCGAGCTCGAGGTCATCGCTGAAGTCGATCTTTACAAATGTGAGCCGTGGGATTTACCAG GGAAGTCGTTGCTTCCGAGCAAGGATCTCGAATGGTACTTCTTTAGCCCTCGAGATAGAAAGTATCCAAACGGGTCAAGAACTAATCGAGCAACCAAAGCTGGATATTGGAAAGCTACAGGCAAAGATAGGAAAGTGAATTCCGAGTCGAGAGCTGTGGGGATGAAGAAAACCCTAGTTTACTATCGTGGTCGAGCCCCGCACGGCGCTCGTACTAATTGGGTCATGCATGAATATCGTCTAGATGACCGAGAAATCGAAGTTGCTTGTTCTGGCTTGCAG GATGCATATGCACTTTGTCGTGTGTTCAAGAAAAACACGATAATAGCACCGAAAATAGAACATAATCATCCGTATTGCAACATTACCTCATCTTCAAACCAGTTCATTAATAGTGCCCAATCTTCCGAACTTTACTCGGaaggaagatgtgaagaaCCCGAGAGTTCTTGGTCTCAATTCTTATCTCAAGAAGCCTTTAATTCAGCCACTTTATTCCCAAGTTATGCAAATATTCCATACCCTCCTTCCAAG GTGGACATAGCTTTAGAATGTGCAAGGTTACAACACCGTTTCACTTTGCCACCATTGGAGGTGGAGGACTTCCCTCACCCCGGCTACTCCGATCACTTCAAGACGTCGATCCCGACGAATCCCACCATGCTCGACGGCGGCTCGAGCGAGGCGTCGGCCAACCAATCTTGGGATGGAGGGATTGGCAATGCTTATGCTTGTTCTAAGGAGGACTTCACTTTCATGGATAGCAAAGATGGGTTTGAAGATTGGAATTCTATAGCAAGATTTGATGTGGAGAGCTTTTGGGAGGATCCATATTCTAAGTGTATAGACGTTGGCAATGTCGGAGACGAGAATTTGAGATGGGTCGGAATTTCTAACAAAGATCTCGACAAG AATTGCATGGAAGATTCAAAGCTAATTCCCATACACAACATTTCAAACTTCCAAATTGAAGATCATCAAAACCACCTTCAAG ATCAACCCATGAATCCCGACAACTACGTCGTGGAAGGATCGGGCACGTCGGCGAACCATTTGAGGTCCCAAAGTTTGGAGGTGGTGGAAGAAATGAAAGTAAACCATGGGCTATTGATGTCAACAAGACAAGCAGCTGAGACGTTGTTCCACCAAACAATGCCTTCAGAGACGGTTAAAGTCCAAAGCTTGAGGTGTTTGGTGGCGCCAAATTTGAGTAGCCGCCATGAAAGGACAGCTCAAAAGACAGGCAGCAGATTGTTGTTAAGTGGGTCGTGTCTGAAAAAGACATGGAGTAAGTTAACAAGGAAAATGGGTTCAGTTGTTGAGGTTGTGTtgaatgaagatgaagaacacaGATCAAAGAAGGGAGAAGCTTTGAACATGATTTTGAAGAACACATTGATTTTCTTTAGCATTGCTTCATTGGCTGTTTGTTCCATTTGTTTGGCCAAATTAtactaa
- the LOC111809443 gene encoding sucrose synthase 5-like, which translates to MASSMVNGNANGGATLIADGMPEALRQSHNYMKRCFGKFVEKGNRSLKVKQLIEEMELVVEDKTERNRVMEGVLGLMLTSTQVAIAIPPYVAFAIRPEPGCWEFVEVNSLDLSVKSLTPAEFLKLKETIYDEEWASDENALEVDFGAIEFTTPHLTIPSSIGEGLSYTTKFLTSKLSGKLENSQPLVDYLLSLDYQGEKLMINETLNTASKLQMALILADIFLSVLPPDTPYENFYLKFKQWGFERGWGECAGRVKETIRCLSEIFQAYDPIQMEKFFSRLPNLFNVVILSPHGYFGQADVLGLPDTGGQVVYILDQVKAMEEELVLRIKQQGLDFKPQIIIITRLIPDAKGTKCNQEIEPVLGTNYSKIVRVPFRTEKGILRRWVSRFDVYPFLEKFAQDATTKVLELMEAKPDLIIGNYTDGNLVASLMASKLGVTQGTIAHALEKTKYEDSDLKWKELDSKYHFSCQFTADILAMNATDFVIASTFQEIAGSKEKPGQYESHEAFTLPGLCRIVSGINVFDPKFNIAAPGADQSVYFPNTAKEQRFVSFQPAIEELLFSKIENNEHIGYLADRTKPIVFSMARLDIVKNITGLVEWFGKNEKLRNLVNLVVVGGFFDPSKSKDREEIAVIRKMHELIDKYQLKGHIRWIAAQTDRRRNGELYRCIADTKGAFVQPALYEAFGLTVIEAMNCGLPTFATNQGGPAEIIVDGISGFHIDPNNGDESSRKIANFFEKCKKDQSYWNEISNRGLQRIDECYTWKIYAKKVLNMGSTYTFWRQLNKDQKKAKERYIQLFYNLLFKNLVKTVPIAVDEPPQPAKPQLPQNSKRTQSRVQKFFGAEKGVS; encoded by the exons atggCTTCTTCAATGGTGAATGGCAATGCCAACGGTGGTGCTACGTTGATTGCTGATGGGATGCCGGAGGCCTTGAGGCAAAGCCATAACTATATGAAGAGATGCTTTGGGAAGTTTGTGGAGAAGGGGAATAGGAGCTTGAAGGTCAAGCAATTGATCGAGGAGATGGAGCTTGTCGTTGAGGATAAGACCGAGAGGAATAGGGTCATGGAGGGTGTGCTCGGTCTTATGCTCACTTCTACTCAG GTAGCAATAGCCATTCCTCCGTATGTTGCATTTGCCATACGACCAGAACCGGGATGTTGGGAATTCGTTGAAGTCAACTCTCTCGATCTCTCGGTCAAATCTCTCACCCCAGCTGAATTTCTCAAGTTAAAGGAGACGATTTATGACGAAGAATG GGCAAGTGATGAAAATGCATTGGAAGTGGATTTTGGAGCCATTGAATTCACAACTCCTCACTTAACCATTCCctcatcaattggagaaggccTTAGTTATACCACAAAGTTCCTCACCTCAAAGCTTAGTGGAAAGTTGGAAAATTCACAACCTCTTGTGGATTACTTGTTGTCCCTTGATTATCAAGGAGAG AAACTTATGATAAACGAGACTCTGAACACAGCTTCCAAGCTCCAAATGGCACTAATTCTCGCTGATATTTTCCTCTCCGTACTTCCTCCCGACACCCCTTACGAAAACTTCTATCTCAA ATTCAAGCAATGGGGCTTTGAGAGAGGATGGGGAGAGTGTGCAGGAAGAGTAAAGGAAACCATAAGATGTTTGTCTGAAATATTCCAAGCTTATGATCCAATCCAAATGGAGAAGTTCTTCAGTAGACTTCCTAATCTTTTCAATGTTGTCATTTTGTCTCCTCATGGATACTTTGGTCAAGCTGATGTTCTTGGTTTGCCCGATACCGGAGGCCAG GTTGTGTACATTCTTGATCAAGTTAAAGCTATGGAAGAAGAACTTGTTCTTAGAATTAAGCAACAAGGCCTCGATTTCAAGCCTCAAATTATTATC ATTACAAGACTTATACCGGATGCTAAGGGGACTAAGTGCAACCAAGAAATAGAACCTGTTCTGGGCACTAATTACTCCAAGATTGTAAGGGTACCCTTTAGGACTGAAAAGGGTATCCTTCGTCGTTGGGTTTCTCGTTTCGACGTTTACCCTTTTCTCGAGAAGTTCGCGCAG GATGCCACTACCAAAGTACTAGAACTGATGGAAGCAAAGCCAGATCTAATCATTGGAAACTACACTGATGGGAATCTAGTGGCATCACTCATGGCCAGCAAACTAGGAGTAACTCAA GGCACCATTGCACATGCCTTGGAGAAAACAAAGTATGAAGATTCAGATCTTAAGTGGAAGGAATTGGACTCTAAATATCACTTTTCATGTCAGTTTACAGCTGACATTCTTGCTATGAATGCCACTGATTTTGTGATAGCAAGCACATTCCAAGAGATAGCGGGAAG CAAGGAGAAGCCGGGGCAATATGAAAGCCACGAGGCGTTTACGCTTCCGGGACTATGTCGAATCGTGTCGGGAATCAATGTATTTGATCCTAAGTTCAACATTGCAGCACCTGGAGCGGATCaatcagtctattttcctaacACGGCGAAAGAACAACGATTCGTGTCGTTTCAACCCGCGATTGAGGAACTTCTTTTTAGTAAAATTGAGAACAATGAACATAT AGGATATCTAGCTGATCGGACAAAGCCGATTGTCTTTTCGATGGCACGGCTCGATATCGTCAAGAACATCACCGGGTTGGTCGAATGGTTTGGGAAGAATGAAAAGCTGAGAAATTTGGTGAATCTTGTAGTGGTTGGTGGATTCTTTGAtccttcaaaatcaaaagatagAGAAGAAATTGCAGTGATAAGAAAAATGCATGAATTGATTGACAAATACCAACTCAAAGGTCATATCAGGTGGATAGCAGCACAGACCGATCGACGTCGTAACGGGGAACTATACCGATGCATCGCCGACACGAAAGGAGCGTTCGTGCAGCCTGCTCTGTATGAAGCTTTTGGTCTCACAGTCATTGAGGCAATGAATTGTGGCTTACCAACTTTTGCTACAAACCAAGGTGGTCCAGCTGAGATCATAGTTGATGGCATCTCTGGCTTCCATATTGACCCGAACAATGGCGATGAATCGAGCCGAAAGATCGCTAACTTCTTCGAGAAGTGCAAGAAGGATCAATCGTACTGGAACGAGATTTCGAACCGGGGTCTGCAACGGATCGATGAATG CTatacttggaaaatatatgcAAAGAAGGTGCTGAATATGGGTAGCACTTACACTTTTTGGAGGCAATTGAATAAGGACCAAAAGAAGGCAAAGGAAAGATACATTCAACTGTTCTATAATCTGCTTTTCAAGAACTTG GTGAAGACCGTGCCGATCGCCGTCGACGAACCTCCACAGCCTGCAAAACCACAGCTACCCCAAAA CTCGAAGCGCACGCAATCTCGGGTTCAAAA GTTTTTTGGAGCAGAAAAAGGTGTAAGCTAA
- the LOC111809435 gene encoding expansin-A13-like produces MSPSLPLHFLLFTLAAVLTSPVASHFSSATSSPSPEVAPSLSEWRSARATYYAAADPRDAVGGACGYGDLVKAGYGMATVGLSEALFERGMICGACFQLRCVEDLRWCIPGTSIIVTVTNFCAPNYGFTAEGGGHCNPPNKHFVLPIEAFEKIAIWKAGNMPVQYRRIKCRKEGGIRYTVSGFGIYLSVLISNVAGAGDVSAVKIKGSRTGWLSMGRNWGQNWHINADLNNQALSFEVTSSDGVTITSYNVAPKDWNFGQTFEGKQFES; encoded by the exons ATGTCGCCATCTCTTCCACTTCACTTCCTTCTCTTCACACTTGCAGCAGTTCTCACATCTCCAGTCGCCTCTCATTTCTCGTCTGCAACCTCCTCTCCGTCGCCGGAGGTTGCGCCGTCACTTTCTGAGTGGAGATCTGCTCGGGCCACGTACTATGCTGCTGCCGATCCTCGCGATGCGGTTGGTGGAGCTTGTGGATATGGTGATTTAGTGAAGGCAGGTTATGGCATGGCGACGGTGGGGCTCAGTGAGGCGCTGTTTGAACGCGGTATGATCTGTGGAGCTTGCTTTCAGCTTCGGTGTGTGGAGGACCTCCGGTGGTGTATTCCTGGTACCTCTATCATTGTTACTGTTACGAATTTCTGTGCGCCTAATTATGGCTTTACGGCTGAGGGTGGAGGCCATTGTAACCCTCCTAATAAGCATTTTGTGCTCCCTATTGAGGCGTTTGAGAAGATCGCTATCTGGAAGGCGGGAAACATGCCTGTTCAGTATCGGAG GATCAAATGCAGAAAGGAAGGGGGCATTCGATATACGGTTTCGGGGTTTGGCATCTACCTCTCTGTGTTGATAAGCAACGTTGCAGGCGCTGGAGATGTCAGTGCTGTAAAGATCAAGGGCTCGAGAACCGGTTGGCTTTCGATGGGTCGTAACTGGGGGCAAAACTGGCACATAAATGCTGACTTGAACAATCAGGCCCTATCATTCGAAGTCACTAGCAGTGATGGAGTTACAATTACGTCCTACAATGTTGCTCCAAAGGATTGGAACTTTGGGCAAACTTTTGAAGGTAAGCAATTTGAATCTTGA
- the LOC111808910 gene encoding phytoene synthase, chloroplastic isoform X1 → MSFASSLIISPNVEISPSIFGFLDSVRDGSQILDSSRFFSRNRAANLMNKKQKRVNHSHSIELKYPILCQGGYGSVIAASMVANPAGEMAVSAEEKVYNVVMKQAALVKRQLRTAGELDVKPDIVLPGTLSLLNEAYDRCGEVCAEYAKTFYLGTMLMTPERQKAIWAIYVWCRRTDELVDGPNASHITPSALDRWEARLEDLFQGRPFDMLDAALADTVTKFPVDIQPFKDMIEGMRMDLRKSRYKNFDELYLYCYYVAGTVGLMSVPVMGVAPDSQASTESVYNAALALGIANQLTNILRDVGEDARRGRIYLPQDELAQAGLSDEDIFAGRVTDKWRNFMKNQIKRARLFFDEAEKGVLELNKASRWPVWASLLLYRQILDEIEANDYNNFTKRAYVSKAKKLLALPMAYARSLLSP, encoded by the exons ATGTCTTTTGCTTCATCGTTGATTATCTCTCCCAACGTCGAAATTTCCCCATCGATCTTCGGGTTTCTTGATTCAGTTCGCGATGGATCCCAAATTCTCGATTCTTCTAGATTCTTCTCGCGAAATCGAGCGGCGAATTTGATGAACaagaaacagaaacgagtGAATCACTCTCACTCTATAGAATTGAAATATCCAATTCTTTGTCAAGGTGGATATGGCTCTGTTATTGCAGCAAGTATGGTGGCGAATCCCGCCGGAGAAATGGCAGTCTCGGCGGAGGAGAAGGTGTATAACGTAGTTATGAAACAGGCTGCTCTGGTGAAACGGCAACTGAGAACCGCCGGAGAATTGGATGTTAAGCCGGATATTGTTCTTCCGGGGACTCTTAGCTTGTTGAATGAAGCTTATGATCGTTGTGGTGAAGTTTGTGCAGAGTATGCCAAGACATTTTATCTGG GAACTATGTTGATGACTCCTGAGCGGCAAAAGGCTATTTGGGCAATTTATG TATGGTGTAGGAGAACAGATGAACTGGTTGATGGGCCAAATGCTTCGCACATAACACCTTCTGCATTGGACAGATGGGAGGCAAGGTTGGAAGATCTTTTCCAAGGGAGGCCATTTGATATGCTCGACGCAGCGTTAGCCGATACCGTTACTAAGTTTCCGGTTGATATTCAG CCGTTCAAAGATATGATCGAAGGGATGAGGATGGATCTAAGGAAGTCGAGATACAAGAATTTCGACGAACTGTATCTATATTGTTATTATGTTGCTGGAACTGTTGGGTTGATGAGTGTTCCTGTCATGGGCGTTGCACCTGACTCACAAGCAAGCACAGAGAGTGTGTATAATGCTGCTTTGGCGTTAGGCATTGCTAATCAGCTTACAAACATTCTTAGAGATGTTGGAGAAGA TGCTAGAAGAGGAAGAATATATCTACCACAAGACGAGCTAGCTCAAGCTGGACTATCAGACGAGGACATATTCGCCGGAAGAGTAACAGATAAATGGAGAAACTTCATgaagaatcaaatcaaaagaGCCAGATTGTTCTTCGATGAGGCCGAGAAAGGAGTGTTGGAGCTTAACAAAGCTAGCAGATGGCCG GTGTGGGCTTCGTTGCTATTATATCGCCAAATCTTGGACGAGATTGAAGCAAATGACTACAACAACTTCACAAAGAGGGCATATGTGAGCAAAGCCAAGAAACTATTGGCTTTGCCAATGGCTTATGCAAGGTCTCTCCTTAGCCCTTAA
- the LOC111808910 gene encoding phytoene synthase, chloroplastic isoform X2, which produces MNKKQKRVNHSHSIELKYPILCQGGYGSVIAASMVANPAGEMAVSAEEKVYNVVMKQAALVKRQLRTAGELDVKPDIVLPGTLSLLNEAYDRCGEVCAEYAKTFYLGTMLMTPERQKAIWAIYVWCRRTDELVDGPNASHITPSALDRWEARLEDLFQGRPFDMLDAALADTVTKFPVDIQPFKDMIEGMRMDLRKSRYKNFDELYLYCYYVAGTVGLMSVPVMGVAPDSQASTESVYNAALALGIANQLTNILRDVGEDARRGRIYLPQDELAQAGLSDEDIFAGRVTDKWRNFMKNQIKRARLFFDEAEKGVLELNKASRWPVWASLLLYRQILDEIEANDYNNFTKRAYVSKAKKLLALPMAYARSLLSP; this is translated from the exons ATGAACaagaaacagaaacgagtGAATCACTCTCACTCTATAGAATTGAAATATCCAATTCTTTGTCAAGGTGGATATGGCTCTGTTATTGCAGCAAGTATGGTGGCGAATCCCGCCGGAGAAATGGCAGTCTCGGCGGAGGAGAAGGTGTATAACGTAGTTATGAAACAGGCTGCTCTGGTGAAACGGCAACTGAGAACCGCCGGAGAATTGGATGTTAAGCCGGATATTGTTCTTCCGGGGACTCTTAGCTTGTTGAATGAAGCTTATGATCGTTGTGGTGAAGTTTGTGCAGAGTATGCCAAGACATTTTATCTGG GAACTATGTTGATGACTCCTGAGCGGCAAAAGGCTATTTGGGCAATTTATG TATGGTGTAGGAGAACAGATGAACTGGTTGATGGGCCAAATGCTTCGCACATAACACCTTCTGCATTGGACAGATGGGAGGCAAGGTTGGAAGATCTTTTCCAAGGGAGGCCATTTGATATGCTCGACGCAGCGTTAGCCGATACCGTTACTAAGTTTCCGGTTGATATTCAG CCGTTCAAAGATATGATCGAAGGGATGAGGATGGATCTAAGGAAGTCGAGATACAAGAATTTCGACGAACTGTATCTATATTGTTATTATGTTGCTGGAACTGTTGGGTTGATGAGTGTTCCTGTCATGGGCGTTGCACCTGACTCACAAGCAAGCACAGAGAGTGTGTATAATGCTGCTTTGGCGTTAGGCATTGCTAATCAGCTTACAAACATTCTTAGAGATGTTGGAGAAGA TGCTAGAAGAGGAAGAATATATCTACCACAAGACGAGCTAGCTCAAGCTGGACTATCAGACGAGGACATATTCGCCGGAAGAGTAACAGATAAATGGAGAAACTTCATgaagaatcaaatcaaaagaGCCAGATTGTTCTTCGATGAGGCCGAGAAAGGAGTGTTGGAGCTTAACAAAGCTAGCAGATGGCCG GTGTGGGCTTCGTTGCTATTATATCGCCAAATCTTGGACGAGATTGAAGCAAATGACTACAACAACTTCACAAAGAGGGCATATGTGAGCAAAGCCAAGAAACTATTGGCTTTGCCAATGGCTTATGCAAGGTCTCTCCTTAGCCCTTAA